AGGTGTCATGCAGCTGCAGGTTCTCGGGCAGCGCAGGCAGGGCGGGCACGTCCGGGGAGGTCCACGATTTCACGCAGAGGTCCTTTCACCGTTGGGGTCAGGAGTCGGGCGACGGGGTCGTCAGCGCGACGGGTCTCAGAGGTCCAACGCCGATCAGGCGTTGATGATTCCGAGACCCAGCATGATGTAGACGAAGAGACCCAGCAGGATCCGGTAGTTGACGAAGATCGTGTACGAGTTGTTGGACACGTATTTCAGGAACCACCCGATGATCACATAGGCCACGAAGAAGCCGACGGTGGTCGCCAGCAGGGTCTGACCCATCGAATAGGGGCCGGCCTGTTCGCCCAGCGAGCCGAAGAGCTTGTAGAACCCGGAGCCGAACACGGCGGGGATGGCGAGCAGGAAGGAGTAGCGGGCCGCGGCCTCGCGGGTGTACCCCAGCAGCAGGCCTGCGGTGATGGATCCGCCCGAGCGGGAGACGCCCGGGATCAATGCCATGGCCTGGGCGAAGCCGAAGATGACGCCGTCGCGCACGCTGAGCTGATCCAGCGGTTTGCGCTGTTTGCCGTAGGCGTCGGCGAAGGCCAGCGCGACGGCGAAGACGACCAGCATGGTGGCGGTGAGCCAGAGCGTGCGGAAGACCGATTCGATCATGTCCTCGAGCAGCAGTCCGAGCACCACGATCGGGATGGTGCCGATGATGATCAGCCAGCCCATCCGCACATCGGCGTCGGAATGCGGCAGCTTGCCGGCGAGAGCGGCGAACCATGCTTTGACGATGCGCACAATGTCGCGCCAGAAATAGACCAGCACCGCCAGCTCGGTGCCGAGCTGGGTGATGGCCGTGAACGCCGCCCCTGGATCTGCCGCACCGGGAAGGAACTCCCCCACGATGCGCAGGTGCGCAGAGGAGGAGATGGGGAGGAATTCGGTCAGCCCCTGGACCAGTCCGAGTATGATCGCTTCAATCCACTGCACACGCCGAGCTTAGAGCATCAAGGCTCGACCCGCGGTGAGCGACAGCGGTGTCGGTGCTGATCAGATGCGGCTTGGACGCCGCGGAGGGCTAGCGCTGCTCTTCTTCCTCGTCCTCGTAGATCTCTTCCTCCGAGTCGAGGTCCGGGTCATCCTCGGAATCCTCGTCCTCGTCGAGGTCGTCCTCGCCGTCCTCCTCGTCATAGAGATCCAGCGGGGTCACCTCACCGCTGGCGGCGAAGAGCGCATCCTCGTACGCCTCGAACGCATCAGAGATGTTGTAGAAGGCCGATTCGACTGCCGGATCCTCATCTCCACGGCGATTCATCGAGGCGGAGAGGTGCTCTTCAAGAGCGTTTGTCAGCGCGTTGAGTGCCACGCGAGGATCCATAGTCATACGCTCACCGTACCAACGAGACACCACTTCGGTAAGTCCTGGTCATGAACTCGGAGTCGAGGCCCGTCCCACGTAGGCTGAGACCTCCCGGCGAAAGTGAAGGTGAACACCCGATGGCGCAGCAGAACTGGTGGTCCCAGCCCACGGCCGAGCTCTATTCAGAGGTCGACGACGCCGGACCCACCTGGGAATACATGGTCATCACCTGCCAGCCGCAGGAGTCCTTGAACCAGGTGCGCAGGCGGGTCATCGACCATGCCGAGTACGGCAAATGGGAGCTCCGCCGCTCCGTGATGTACACCGGCGGGCTTCGCCGGTATTGGCTGCGTCGGCGCGTGATGCGGGTCCAGCGCACGCTCTAGCCGTGTAAGCCGCGCGCAGGCCGCCACCTGCCTGGCTTACCAAGGTTCTCTCCCCCTCCCGGGAGCGCTGCGGCTGTGACCTGAGGCTTCAGAGCGGGCCCAGGGTGTAGGTGGCCAACGTGCGGTGCGCGGATTCGTCATCGGAGGGGTGATGGATACCGGCCAGTGAGTCCCGGTAGAGCCGGCTGAGCTCCGATTCCCGGTGATACTGCGCGCCACCGCTGACGCTGAGCACCTGGTCCACGACCTGCCGTGCTGTGCGCGTTGCCGTGGTCCGCAGCGCCGCGAGGCGCGGGAACCAGGAGGGACCGTGCTCGGCCCCGGA
The nucleotide sequence above comes from Nesterenkonia halotolerans. Encoded proteins:
- a CDS encoding undecaprenyl-diphosphate phosphatase, which produces MQWIEAIILGLVQGLTEFLPISSSAHLRIVGEFLPGAADPGAAFTAITQLGTELAVLVYFWRDIVRIVKAWFAALAGKLPHSDADVRMGWLIIIGTIPIVVLGLLLEDMIESVFRTLWLTATMLVVFAVALAFADAYGKQRKPLDQLSVRDGVIFGFAQAMALIPGVSRSGGSITAGLLLGYTREAAARYSFLLAIPAVFGSGFYKLFGSLGEQAGPYSMGQTLLATTVGFFVAYVIIGWFLKYVSNNSYTIFVNYRILLGLFVYIMLGLGIINA
- a CDS encoding primosomal protein; translation: MTMDPRVALNALTNALEEHLSASMNRRGDEDPAVESAFYNISDAFEAYEDALFAASGEVTPLDLYDEEDGEDDLDEDEDSEDDPDLDSEEEIYEDEEEEQR
- a CDS encoding DUF5703 family protein encodes the protein MVITCQPQESLNQVRRRVIDHAEYGKWELRRSVMYTGGLRRYWLRRRVMRVQRTL